One genomic window of Halobellus limi includes the following:
- a CDS encoding CoA-binding protein: MGISDLFDPSGIAVIGASATPGKLGNDAMANAKEFDGPVYPVNPKGEGEVYGYEFVDSVADTDADLALCCVPAPATPGVIEDCGEAGVGAAVVFAGGFAEAGEDGEERQEEIRRTAEEYDIAVLGPNTAGHIIPHKSIFSSFVPGFDEIETGEVAIVAQSGGIGVTSTFQLEREGYGISGMYGLGNRVNTDFDDVIPMLDDDPQTEAIGLHIEGTAEIDQFEAVVEDADTPIVALKSGNRMHEFVKSHTAAPNQDYERYEEILTNNGGVMADSVTELLDASRVLGKSPVPDGPNVGLVTAQAGPGIMMADYLADRGAEFPELTDETHERLDDLLLGFTYDENPVDTGRPMPEFGQVIDAVARDDNVDIVLVYEIFEHSLGYPIEELEQLSEDLDKPIVFTVAGPYDALEPDRERMEELGISTFDAPERGAYATSALIDSIR, encoded by the coding sequence ATGGGTATCTCAGACCTGTTCGATCCGTCCGGCATCGCGGTGATCGGCGCGTCGGCGACGCCCGGCAAACTGGGCAACGACGCGATGGCGAACGCCAAGGAGTTCGACGGTCCCGTCTACCCGGTCAATCCGAAGGGGGAGGGCGAGGTCTACGGCTACGAGTTCGTCGACTCCGTCGCGGACACCGACGCGGACCTCGCGCTCTGTTGTGTCCCGGCGCCCGCCACGCCCGGCGTCATCGAGGACTGCGGGGAGGCCGGCGTCGGTGCCGCGGTCGTCTTCGCCGGCGGGTTCGCCGAGGCCGGCGAGGACGGCGAAGAGCGCCAAGAGGAGATCCGTCGGACCGCCGAGGAGTACGACATCGCCGTGCTCGGCCCCAACACGGCCGGGCACATCATCCCGCACAAGAGTATCTTCAGCTCGTTCGTCCCCGGCTTCGACGAGATCGAGACGGGCGAGGTCGCGATCGTCGCCCAGAGCGGCGGGATCGGCGTGACGTCGACGTTCCAGCTCGAACGAGAGGGCTACGGCATCTCGGGGATGTACGGCCTCGGCAACCGCGTGAACACGGACTTCGACGACGTCATCCCGATGCTCGACGACGACCCCCAGACGGAGGCGATCGGCCTCCACATCGAGGGGACCGCCGAGATCGACCAGTTCGAGGCCGTCGTCGAGGATGCCGACACGCCCATCGTCGCGCTCAAGTCGGGCAACCGGATGCACGAGTTCGTCAAGTCGCACACGGCCGCGCCGAACCAGGACTACGAGCGCTACGAGGAGATCCTCACGAACAACGGCGGCGTGATGGCCGACTCCGTGACGGAACTGCTCGACGCGAGCCGCGTCCTCGGGAAGTCGCCCGTCCCCGACGGCCCGAACGTCGGCCTCGTCACGGCGCAGGCCGGCCCCGGCATCATGATGGCGGACTACCTCGCAGACCGCGGCGCCGAATTCCCCGAACTGACCGACGAGACCCACGAGCGCCTCGACGACCTGCTCCTCGGGTTCACCTACGACGAGAACCCCGTCGACACGGGGCGTCCGATGCCCGAGTTCGGCCAGGTCATCGACGCCGTCGCCCGCGACGACAACGTCGACATCGTCCTGGTCTACGAGATCTTCGAGCACTCGCTGGGTTACCCGATCGAGGAACTCGAACAGCTGTCGGAAGATCTCGACAAGCCGATCGTCTTCACGGTCGCCGGGCCGTACGACGCGCTCGAACCGGACCGCGAGCGGATGGAGGAACTCGGAATCTCGACGTTCGACGCCCCCGAGCGCGGCGCGTACGCCACGTCGGCGCTCATCGACTCGATCCGCTAA
- a CDS encoding nickel pincer cofactor-dependent isomerase, group 22, translating to MEGNDAVEALSVPEETILEACGDPPLPEMGVIEQVWDTDPIPDDEVRERAAAAAETLPLESVPEGGEIALGVGSRGIANLSEIVAGVGDALSGAGYTPFVFPAMGSHGGATGDGQREMLNELGVTEEAIGCEIRSSMEVVEVGRTPERDVPVVADANAAAADGIVPINRVKPHTDFDGVVESGLSKMLVIGMGKQRGAKIAHEWAVDWSFREMIPEITEQLLSELPVVGGVAIVEDQHDDTSILEGVPPSGFLDREAELLETAYEIMPKIPFEAVDVAVFDRQGKDVSGQGLDTNVIGRRPFAINEPEPESPRIKRIYVRGLTETTHGNAMGVGSADVIHEDIVAELDAPTTLINALTASTIRGVRLPPVVETDRAGLVAALSTIGVVDTDTVRVLRAPDTMRLHRLRASPALVEEARSREDLRVVAEPSPIEFEDGAFAGGYGDDHA from the coding sequence ATGGAAGGAAACGACGCCGTGGAGGCGCTCTCGGTACCCGAGGAGACGATCCTGGAGGCGTGCGGCGATCCGCCGCTCCCCGAGATGGGCGTGATCGAACAGGTCTGGGACACCGATCCGATTCCGGACGACGAGGTGCGCGAGCGAGCCGCGGCGGCCGCAGAGACGCTCCCCCTGGAGTCGGTCCCCGAGGGCGGCGAGATCGCCCTCGGGGTCGGGAGTCGGGGCATCGCGAACCTCTCGGAGATCGTCGCCGGCGTCGGCGACGCGCTCTCGGGGGCGGGTTACACACCCTTCGTCTTCCCCGCGATGGGGAGCCACGGCGGCGCGACCGGGGACGGACAGCGGGAGATGCTCAACGAGCTCGGCGTGACCGAGGAGGCGATCGGCTGTGAGATCCGATCGAGTATGGAGGTCGTCGAGGTCGGCCGGACGCCCGAGCGCGACGTCCCGGTCGTCGCCGACGCCAACGCGGCCGCGGCCGACGGGATCGTCCCGATCAACCGCGTCAAGCCCCACACGGACTTCGACGGCGTCGTCGAGAGCGGCCTCTCGAAGATGCTCGTCATCGGGATGGGCAAACAGCGCGGCGCGAAGATCGCCCACGAGTGGGCGGTCGACTGGTCGTTCCGGGAGATGATCCCCGAGATCACCGAACAACTGCTCTCGGAACTCCCGGTCGTCGGCGGCGTCGCCATCGTCGAAGACCAGCACGACGACACGTCGATTCTGGAGGGCGTCCCCCCGAGCGGTTTCCTCGACCGCGAGGCCGAACTGCTCGAAACCGCCTACGAGATCATGCCGAAGATCCCCTTCGAGGCGGTCGACGTCGCCGTCTTCGACCGACAGGGCAAGGACGTCAGCGGCCAGGGGCTGGACACGAACGTCATCGGGCGGCGGCCGTTCGCGATCAACGAGCCCGAGCCCGAGAGCCCGCGGATCAAGCGGATCTACGTCCGGGGCCTCACGGAGACGACCCACGGGAACGCGATGGGCGTCGGCTCCGCGGACGTGATCCACGAGGACATCGTCGCCGAACTGGACGCCCCGACCACGCTCATCAACGCGCTCACCGCGAGCACCATCCGCGGCGTCCGCCTCCCGCCGGTCGTCGAGACCGACCGGGCGGGGCTCGTCGCCGCGCTCTCGACGATCGGCGTCGTCGACACCGACACCGTCCGCGTCCTGCGCGCCCCGGACACGATGCGCCTCCATCGGCTGCGGGCGTCGCCGGCGCTGGTCGAGGAGGCCCGCTCGCGCGAGGACCTCCGCGTCGTCGCGGAGCCCTCGCCGATCGAGTTCGAAGACGGGGCGTTCGCTGGCGGCTACGGCGACGACCACGCCTGA
- a CDS encoding archaemetzincin family Zn-dependent metalloprotease, with the protein MLVDIVPIGDLSAQVKREASAALRGVYDCDVTVQEEQSIPDGAFDRSRNQYRAEQFIELASRVGTGEKNIGITSQDLYYRRRNYVFGLAYLNGNGSVISTHRLQTSSDGGITTKPQSEVFADRVRKEVVHEIGHTLGLEHCDNSKCVMSFSPTVREVDVKEENLCGTCSQLLY; encoded by the coding sequence ATGCTCGTCGACATCGTGCCGATCGGGGACCTCTCCGCGCAGGTGAAGCGCGAGGCGTCGGCCGCGCTCAGAGGGGTCTACGACTGCGACGTCACGGTCCAGGAGGAACAGTCGATCCCCGACGGCGCGTTCGACCGCAGCCGGAACCAGTACCGCGCCGAGCAGTTCATCGAACTGGCGAGTCGCGTCGGCACCGGCGAGAAGAACATCGGCATCACCTCCCAGGACCTCTACTACCGGCGGCGAAACTACGTGTTCGGGCTGGCGTACCTGAACGGCAACGGCTCCGTGATCTCGACGCACCGACTCCAGACCTCCTCCGACGGCGGCATCACCACGAAACCCCAGTCGGAGGTGTTCGCCGACCGCGTCCGCAAGGAGGTCGTCCACGAGATCGGCCACACGCTCGGACTCGAACACTGCGACAACAGCAAGTGCGTGATGTCTTTCTCCCCGACGGTCCGCGAGGTCGACGTCAAAGAGGAGAACCTCTGTGGGACCTGCAGTCAACTCCTGTACTGA
- a CDS encoding UPF0146 family protein, with protein sequence MEIGVGRRPEVAVGLADAGVSVTATDVADADDVDVPASVPFVRDDVVAASERDDPGEAYHVGLVYGLNLPPELHRPALEVAEAVDADFLFTTLGYDSPAVSTTTESLPGGETLYVARGGER encoded by the coding sequence GTGGAGATCGGAGTCGGTCGCCGTCCGGAAGTCGCGGTCGGCCTCGCCGACGCCGGCGTCTCAGTCACCGCCACGGACGTCGCCGACGCCGACGACGTCGACGTCCCCGCGTCCGTCCCGTTCGTCCGCGACGACGTCGTCGCGGCCAGCGAACGCGACGATCCCGGCGAAGCCTACCACGTCGGTCTCGTCTACGGTCTGAACCTCCCGCCGGAGCTCCACCGACCGGCGCTGGAGGTGGCCGAGGCCGTCGACGCCGACTTCCTCTTCACGACCCTCGGGTACGACTCGCCGGCGGTCTCGACCACGACGGAATCGCTTCCCGGCGGCGAGACGCTGTACGTCGCTCGCGGGGGCGAGCGGTAG
- a CDS encoding Hsp20/alpha crystallin family protein, whose protein sequence is MMRRSPSFDDIEFDDLFGRMSRQFEEMSRQFDSTRSFGRDMAVDLREEDDAFVAVIDLPGFEKEDIDLAVTENVLTVEASRTESAETDEDHYVHRERRSEGARRSIRLPAAVHADDASATYNNGVLSVTLPKLVVDDDEDAHHIDVE, encoded by the coding sequence ATGATGAGACGCTCCCCCAGTTTCGACGACATCGAGTTCGACGACCTCTTCGGCCGGATGTCCCGGCAGTTCGAGGAGATGAGCCGACAGTTCGACAGCACCCGTTCGTTCGGCCGCGATATGGCCGTCGATCTCCGCGAGGAGGACGACGCCTTCGTCGCGGTGATCGACCTCCCGGGCTTCGAGAAGGAGGACATCGACCTCGCCGTCACCGAGAACGTCCTGACTGTCGAGGCCTCCCGGACCGAGTCCGCCGAGACCGACGAGGACCACTACGTCCACCGCGAGCGACGCTCCGAGGGCGCGCGGCGCTCGATCCGTCTTCCCGCGGCGGTCCACGCCGACGACGCCTCGGCGACGTACAACAACGGCGTCCTCTCCGTGACGCTGCCCAAACTGGTCGTCGACGACGACGAGGACGCCCACCACATCGACGTGGAGTAG
- the pheA gene encoding prephenate dehydratase encodes MQVVTLGPEGTYSHRAARAVDEDVVFRESVSGIVDAVDSGEYDRGVVPIENSIEGSVTETLDAIANADIAVIQEIVTPIRHALLAQSPNFDTVASHSQALAQCRSYLEREYPDAELEPVTSTARGVEYAREDATVAGIGHPDNAGDDLEVIAEDIQDRSSNATRFLVIAPAEERADGGGKSTIVVYPNANYPGLLLELLEAFAERDINLSRIESRPSGNRLGDYLFHIDFDAGFYEDRAQEALEDVEEIAENGWVKRLGSYDKRHVLY; translated from the coding sequence ATGCAGGTAGTCACGTTGGGCCCCGAAGGAACGTACTCCCACCGCGCCGCCCGCGCCGTCGACGAGGACGTCGTGTTCCGCGAGTCCGTCTCGGGCATCGTCGACGCGGTCGACAGCGGCGAGTACGACCGCGGCGTCGTCCCCATCGAGAACAGCATCGAGGGGAGCGTCACCGAGACGCTCGACGCCATCGCGAACGCGGACATCGCCGTCATCCAGGAGATCGTCACGCCGATCCGCCACGCCCTCCTCGCGCAGTCGCCGAACTTCGACACGGTCGCCTCCCACTCGCAGGCGCTGGCGCAGTGTCGCTCCTACCTCGAACGCGAGTACCCCGACGCCGAACTGGAACCGGTCACCAGCACCGCCCGCGGCGTCGAGTACGCTCGCGAGGACGCCACGGTCGCCGGAATCGGTCACCCGGACAACGCCGGCGACGACCTTGAGGTTATCGCCGAGGACATCCAGGACCGCTCCTCGAACGCGACCCGGTTCCTCGTCATCGCGCCGGCCGAAGAGCGCGCCGACGGCGGCGGGAAGTCGACCATCGTCGTCTACCCGAACGCGAACTACCCCGGACTCCTGCTCGAACTCCTGGAGGCGTTCGCCGAGCGCGACATCAACCTCTCGCGGATCGAATCGCGCCCGAGCGGCAACCGCCTCGGCGATTACCTCTTCCACATCGACTTCGACGCGGGCTTCTACGAGGACCGCGCCCAGGAGGCGCTCGAAGACGTCGAGGAGATCGCAGAGAACGGATGGGTCAAGCGACTCGGATCGTACGACAAGCGACACGTCCTCTACTGA
- the hisH gene encoding imidazole glycerol phosphate synthase subunit HisH, whose translation MSTTTRETDEALAEIVLVDYGLGNLRSAQRGLERAGASVSITDDPDDFAAADGIVLPGVGAFSEGMENAGPFRDPLAAAADRGQPIFGICLGMQMLLTTSEEADHAGQGQVEGLDFVPGTNVRFGQELKVPHMGWNELDVQRDHPIVEGVDGEYAYFVHSYYAEPDDPDAVVATTDYGVSFPAVIANEAGNVFGTQFHPEKSGETGLRILRNFVDYCADR comes from the coding sequence ATGAGCACGACGACGAGAGAGACCGACGAGGCGCTAGCCGAGATCGTCCTCGTCGACTACGGCCTCGGCAACCTCCGCAGCGCCCAGCGGGGGCTCGAACGCGCCGGCGCGTCGGTCTCGATCACCGACGACCCGGACGACTTCGCGGCCGCAGACGGGATCGTTCTCCCCGGCGTGGGGGCGTTCAGCGAGGGGATGGAGAACGCCGGGCCGTTCCGCGACCCGCTCGCGGCGGCCGCCGACCGCGGCCAGCCGATCTTCGGGATCTGCCTCGGGATGCAGATGCTTCTCACCACCAGCGAGGAGGCCGACCACGCGGGACAGGGGCAGGTCGAGGGTCTCGACTTCGTACCCGGAACCAACGTGCGGTTCGGACAGGAGCTGAAAGTGCCGCACATGGGCTGGAACGAACTCGACGTCCAGCGGGATCACCCGATCGTCGAGGGCGTCGACGGCGAGTACGCCTACTTCGTCCACTCGTACTACGCCGAACCCGACGACCCCGACGCCGTGGTCGCGACGACCGACTACGGGGTGTCGTTCCCGGCGGTCATCGCCAACGAGGCGGGCAACGTCTTCGGGACCCAGTTCCACCCCGAGAAGTCCGGCGAGACCGGCCTGCGGATCCTCCGGAACTTCGTCGACTACTGCGCCGATAGGTAG
- a CDS encoding uracil-DNA glycosylase: protein MTGEETDTATGDAAAADSMEGLAVRACERCPELVESRSQIVDGVGPADADLLFLGEAPGANEDEEGEPFVGRSGSILDDALRDAGLARVDVRITNCVRCRPPENRDPTSEELANCRGYLERELGLVDPALVVTLGKVPSEHLLDRSVAVTKEAGDVVDVRLGERSYRVVVSVHPAATLYDGSQRETFFETIARAADIAGVGGDDGGQAGLDDF, encoded by the coding sequence ATGACCGGCGAGGAGACCGACACGGCCACGGGCGACGCCGCCGCTGCCGATTCGATGGAGGGGCTCGCCGTCCGCGCCTGTGAGCGCTGTCCCGAACTCGTCGAATCGAGATCGCAGATCGTCGACGGCGTCGGCCCCGCGGACGCCGACCTCCTCTTTCTCGGCGAGGCGCCCGGCGCGAACGAAGACGAGGAGGGGGAACCGTTCGTCGGGCGCTCGGGAAGCATCCTCGACGACGCGCTTCGCGACGCCGGACTCGCCCGCGTCGACGTCCGGATCACGAACTGCGTGCGGTGTCGGCCGCCGGAGAACCGAGACCCCACGAGTGAAGAACTCGCGAACTGCCGCGGCTACCTCGAACGCGAACTCGGTCTCGTCGATCCCGCACTCGTCGTCACGCTCGGGAAGGTGCCCTCCGAGCACCTGCTGGACCGATCGGTCGCCGTCACGAAGGAGGCCGGCGACGTCGTCGACGTCCGACTCGGCGAGCGCTCCTACCGCGTCGTCGTCTCGGTCCACCCGGCGGCGACCCTGTACGACGGCAGCCAGCGGGAGACGTTCTTCGAGACGATCGCCCGCGCCGCCGACATCGCCGGCGTCGGCGGCGACGACGGCGGTCAGGCGGGCCTCGACGACTTCTGA
- a CDS encoding endonuclease dU encodes MKPGTRALGVAESTDEDSGRAVLCGAVVRADRVVDGFAYATATVGGLDATDAVCALVDRADREDVQYLLVSGVAPAWFNVLDLDRIAEVAERPVLSVSYEASPGLEPALREQFDGEALDSRLAVYERLPPRRRLRVNGETLFVRSVGLGDGDSGRSTDGAGDDLDDLDDEAARIVRAYTPTGGRPEPVRVARLAARAARQWPERAPVDSDRHG; translated from the coding sequence GTGAAGCCAGGCACGCGGGCGCTCGGCGTCGCGGAGTCGACGGACGAAGACAGCGGCCGCGCCGTCCTCTGTGGAGCCGTCGTCCGCGCCGACCGCGTCGTCGACGGCTTCGCGTACGCGACGGCGACCGTCGGCGGGCTGGACGCCACCGACGCCGTCTGCGCGCTCGTCGATCGAGCGGATCGCGAGGACGTCCAGTACCTGCTGGTCTCGGGCGTCGCGCCCGCCTGGTTCAACGTCCTCGATCTCGATCGGATCGCCGAGGTCGCCGAGCGACCGGTGCTCTCCGTGTCCTACGAGGCGAGCCCGGGGCTGGAACCCGCCCTCCGCGAGCAGTTCGACGGCGAGGCGCTCGACTCCCGGCTCGCCGTCTACGAGCGGCTGCCACCCCGCCGACGCCTCCGCGTCAACGGCGAGACGCTGTTCGTGCGGAGCGTCGGCCTCGGAGACGGCGACTCCGGACGTTCCACCGACGGTGCCGGCGACGATCTCGACGATCTCGACGACGAGGCCGCTCGGATCGTCCGCGCGTACACGCCGACCGGCGGCCGACCGGAGCCGGTTCGGGTCGCTCGTCTCGCCGCCCGCGCAGCCCGACAGTGGCCCGAGCGGGCGCCCGTCGACTCGGACCGTCACGGGTAA
- a CDS encoding DUF5786 family protein, which yields MGFGSYDESEQENQDFDTDLDDGDGVATSQAEHGGDVEFEIGASNDELLDRLKDIKDEGE from the coding sequence ATGGGATTTGGGAGCTACGACGAGTCCGAACAAGAGAATCAGGACTTCGACACCGATCTCGACGACGGCGACGGGGTCGCGACCTCCCAGGCCGAGCACGGGGGAGACGTCGAGTTCGAGATCGGCGCGTCGAACGACGAACTTCTGGATCGGCTCAAAGACATCAAAGACGAGGGGGAGTAG
- a CDS encoding MBL fold metallo-hydrolase — MEIHTVTEGATEFTCNAYLLDGEDPVLVDAGTMPGVEDVVASHVDDLEAVYLTHQHRDHVGELDAVLDRFDADLYAYGEHPRRTGGLEDGETVELCGESYEVVYTPGHADDHVSLVGEERVFSGDVVVYNDGAFDDGSFGRTDMPGQSREELIDSLERLLDRLPETVSALYAGHGDVYRADPDGEDDSVREVIARALERAERREPKYPEE, encoded by the coding sequence ATGGAGATCCACACGGTCACCGAGGGCGCGACCGAGTTCACCTGCAACGCCTACCTGCTCGACGGCGAGGACCCCGTCCTCGTCGACGCCGGAACGATGCCGGGCGTCGAGGACGTCGTGGCCTCTCACGTCGACGACCTGGAGGCGGTGTATCTCACCCACCAGCACCGGGACCACGTCGGCGAACTCGACGCCGTACTCGACCGCTTCGACGCCGACCTGTACGCCTACGGCGAACACCCGCGGCGGACGGGGGGGTTAGAAGACGGCGAGACGGTCGAACTGTGCGGGGAGTCCTACGAGGTGGTGTACACGCCCGGCCACGCCGACGATCACGTCTCGCTCGTCGGGGAGGAGCGGGTGTTCAGCGGCGACGTCGTCGTCTACAACGACGGCGCGTTCGACGACGGGAGTTTCGGCCGGACGGATATGCCGGGACAGTCCCGCGAGGAACTCATCGACAGCCTCGAACGGCTGCTCGATCGGCTGCCGGAGACGGTGTCGGCGCTGTACGCCGGTCACGGCGACGTCTATCGCGCGGACCCCGACGGCGAGGACGACTCCGTCCGCGAGGTGATCGCGCGGGCGCTCGAACGGGCCGAGCGCAGAGAGCCGAAGTATCCCGAGGAGTAG
- a CDS encoding 50S ribosomal protein L40e, whose translation MAKNEAAVKRMLEKQICMRCNARNPQRADACRKCGYKNLRPKSKERRAA comes from the coding sequence ATGGCCAAGAACGAAGCTGCGGTGAAACGGATGCTGGAGAAGCAGATCTGTATGCGCTGTAACGCCCGCAACCCCCAGCGCGCCGACGCGTGCCGCAAGTGCGGCTACAAGAACCTTCGACCCAAGTCGAAGGAACGCCGCGCCGCGTAA
- the trxA gene encoding thioredoxin, producing MTVRVLDFYADWCGPCKKQDPILEELEADYGDVEFQKIDVDEEQDVANQYQVRSLPTIVIEREGEIVDRFVGFTQREDIEAALKGAVQPAGA from the coding sequence ATGACCGTCCGAGTACTCGATTTCTACGCCGACTGGTGCGGCCCGTGCAAGAAGCAGGATCCGATCCTCGAAGAGCTCGAAGCCGACTACGGCGACGTGGAGTTCCAGAAGATCGACGTCGACGAGGAACAGGACGTGGCGAACCAGTATCAGGTCCGCTCGCTCCCAACGATCGTGATCGAACGGGAGGGCGAGATCGTCGACCGCTTCGTCGGCTTCACCCAGCGCGAGGACATCGAGGCCGCGCTGAAAGGCGCCGTCCAGCCGGCCGGGGCCTAA
- a CDS encoding preprotein translocase subunit Sec61beta, with protein MSSGQNSGGLMSSAGLVRYFDAEDRNAIRIDPKTVFAFGLLFGVGVLVLNAVAI; from the coding sequence ATGAGCAGTGGTCAGAACAGCGGCGGCCTGATGTCGAGCGCGGGGCTCGTCCGCTACTTCGACGCCGAGGACCGAAACGCCATCCGCATCGATCCGAAGACCGTCTTCGCCTTCGGCCTCCTCTTCGGCGTCGGCGTCCTGGTGCTGAACGCCGTCGCGATCTGA
- the pdxT gene encoding pyridoxal 5'-phosphate synthase glutaminase subunit PdxT: MVRAGVVAVQGDVTEHAAAIRRAGEAHGEDVEVIEIRQSGRVPDCDVLLLPGGESTAISRLLAREGIDAEIREHVAAGKPVLATCAGLIVAARDANDERVDTLDLLDVTVDRNAFGRQVDSFEAPLDVTGFDEPFPAVFIRAPVIDEVGEGVEVLAEWDGRPVAVRDGPVVGTAFHPELTDDSRIHDLAFFEDLAVEA; this comes from the coding sequence ATGGTACGAGCGGGCGTCGTCGCCGTCCAGGGCGACGTCACAGAGCACGCCGCAGCGATCCGTCGAGCCGGCGAAGCCCACGGCGAGGACGTCGAAGTGATCGAGATCAGACAGTCGGGGCGCGTGCCCGACTGCGACGTCCTCCTGCTCCCGGGCGGGGAGTCGACCGCCATCTCCCGACTCCTGGCACGGGAGGGAATCGACGCGGAGATCAGAGAACACGTCGCGGCCGGGAAGCCGGTGTTGGCGACGTGTGCGGGACTCATCGTCGCCGCCCGGGACGCCAACGACGAGCGGGTCGACACGCTCGACCTCCTCGACGTGACCGTCGACCGCAACGCGTTCGGCCGGCAGGTCGACAGCTTCGAGGCCCCGCTGGACGTGACGGGCTTCGACGAGCCGTTCCCGGCGGTGTTCATCCGCGCGCCCGTCATCGACGAGGTCGGCGAGGGCGTGGAGGTCCTCGCGGAGTGGGACGGTCGACCGGTCGCCGTCCGCGACGGCCCGGTCGTCGGCACCGCGTTCCACCCGGAGCTGACAGACGACAGCCGGATCCACGACCTCGCGTTCTTCGAGGACCTGGCCGTCGAAGCGTAG
- a CDS encoding M20 family metallopeptidase has product MSANRTEVRELTRRLVSIPSHEDETAAGDAIESWLRAETDADVTRDRHGNVVARRGEGASLALVGHHDVVEPDGSQVVGPAGDGPAADDGVGDDIADGNEANEGETSTNDVEYVVEERDGRLYGRGTADMKGSLAAAMLAFRDADPAGELVFASFVGEEQGGVGARAAIDDGFAPEYAVVGEGSTNYAGDDQTDVVVAHRGRRGSTLTARGTAAHASEPEAGENAVYRACDAVDVVRGLDAPDATVLGERVAGSLVVTEIDGGSAWNVVPERCTVTVDERTVPGERVRLDAVESIDGVEWTVDQDLPPMACDDGRFADAALAAADEAQSATPERVTKPHATDAGWLAQAGTTCVVCGAAEPGEAHTAGESVSVDVLARCYRIYREVATTFQP; this is encoded by the coding sequence GTGAGCGCGAACCGGACCGAAGTGAGAGAACTGACGCGCCGGCTCGTCTCGATCCCGAGCCACGAGGACGAGACGGCCGCCGGTGACGCGATCGAGTCGTGGCTGCGCGCGGAGACCGACGCCGACGTGACGCGCGACCGACACGGCAACGTCGTCGCACGCCGCGGCGAGGGGGCGTCGCTGGCGCTCGTCGGCCACCACGACGTCGTCGAACCCGACGGCTCCCAGGTCGTCGGGCCCGCCGGAGACGGCCCCGCAGCCGACGACGGCGTCGGGGACGATATCGCCGACGGAAACGAGGCCAACGAGGGCGAGACCTCCACGAACGACGTCGAGTACGTCGTCGAGGAACGCGACGGGCGGCTGTACGGCCGCGGCACGGCCGACATGAAGGGGTCGCTGGCGGCCGCGATGCTCGCCTTCCGCGACGCCGACCCCGCGGGCGAACTCGTCTTCGCGTCGTTCGTCGGTGAGGAGCAGGGCGGCGTGGGCGCCCGCGCCGCCATCGACGACGGCTTCGCGCCGGAGTACGCCGTCGTCGGCGAGGGGTCGACGAACTACGCGGGCGACGACCAGACGGACGTCGTCGTCGCCCACCGCGGGCGGCGGGGATCCACGCTCACGGCGCGCGGGACCGCGGCGCACGCGAGCGAACCCGAAGCGGGCGAGAACGCGGTGTACCGCGCCTGCGACGCGGTCGACGTCGTGCGCGGTCTCGACGCCCCCGACGCGACGGTGCTCGGCGAGCGGGTGGCGGGGAGCCTCGTCGTCACCGAGATCGACGGCGGATCGGCGTGGAACGTCGTCCCCGAGCGCTGTACCGTGACGGTCGACGAGCGCACTGTGCCCGGCGAGCGCGTGCGCCTCGATGCGGTCGAATCGATCGACGGCGTCGAGTGGACGGTCGACCAGGACCTCCCGCCGATGGCCTGCGACGACGGGCGGTTCGCCGACGCCGCGCTCGCCGCGGCGGACGAGGCGCAGTCGGCGACGCCCGAGCGGGTGACGAAACCCCACGCGACCGACGCCGGGTGGCTCGCGCAGGCCGGCACGACGTGTGTCGTCTGCGGCGCAGCGGAACCCGGGGAGGCCCACACGGCGGGCGAGTCCGTGAGCGTCGACGTGCTGGCGCGGTGCTACCGGATCTACCGGGAGGTCGCGACGACGTTTCAGCCGTGA